TCATCATTATCAACATATGGAAATTGCAATCTGACTACAAGAAGCAACATACCAACAAAATCTTTCTCAAGCACAGAAATCTTCTCTACTTTACCCTTCAAGTCAGAAACTGAAATTGCAACATAACACAGATAAGTATCTAAAGAATGCACATTAgtgcaataaaaaataaaaagacaatcATTTGGTAAAACAATAGTAGAATAAGATGTTTCAGCCATTTGCATACCTACATTTTCCTTGTCGCCAACTAGACATTTCACATTACCGAGTACTTGTTTCACCGCAGCGACTTCCTTTCCTACTGAACTAAATAAAGCCAGATGAGCATTCAGCTTTTCTGAAATCACAGCAATCTGTTTATCCTTCATCTGGATAGTCCATTGCAGAGAACAAGCAGAGTCCTGCCTATCAAACATGGTATCATGAGCCGATAATCAGTTTGATTCCACATACAGGTAATTCATAATTAATGCAAATGTCAGAAGCAAGAACAGGGCAGAATTATATGACAGATTAGACAATGTACAATAAAGCAGACTCCAGATACACTCTAGTCTTACAAATGCATAGCAATTGTTAAGGAAAAACTATGATATTAATGGCAAGTAGCCTCACATAAATATGCAATTATTACAAAGACCAAAAGTTTAGCATGGAgagaaaacataaaaaatgagTTCAGCTCCATATAAACTACTACAGAAGGAAGGGGGAAAATAAAGGTAAACACCTGCCTCGTAATGTTTTATGAAAGCCTCCTTTGATTGAAGCAGTCCCTCCATGTTATCTTTTAACTCCTTTTCGTTTTTCTCCAGCTGCTCATTTTCATTTTCAAGGCATTTTATCTGTAAAAAAAGGTATTGCAATGAACCTCTGTTGAATAGGTACAAACCAAGCACTAGGGGAAGAATGAAGCATCCACGGTGTGATGTGACATAACATGCATATCAAAAATCAAGTGCTGCTTCTACCTAATCAACCAAGCACCAGGACTAGTCATTGTTACGATTCGGTAGTAAAAGTACAAATCTACACTATGATAGACAACTGGCCCAAACAGCCCCAAATGTTGGTATAATCGCCACGAAACACAACATGGCAAACACCAGCATGATCACAATGTGTTTAAGTTAGGGACTGTAATTTAGTTAGGCATTAAACTGTAACATAATCCAACACATGAGCTCTACCCAAATCCATGAGACGAGAACACAAGCTACTTGGCGAAATTGAGAGTTGTGAAGGGGCTAAGCAGAACGAACCCTGGACTCGAGCCGACGGAGCGCGTcgtccctcgccgccacctccgcacgCAGCTCCCGCGTCTCCCGACGGtgcccctcctccgcctccttccATCTCTGCTCAAATTCCACACCAAAACCCCCACCACGCATCAGCAAATTCGACCCAAAACCCTAATCCCCAGCAAACAGAGAATCCAATCACAGTCCGTagagtaagagagagagagacttggCTGGCGGCGTGGAGCTCCTCGCGCGCCGCACGCTCCCGCTCCTGCGAAACCGTAAAATGGAAGAGGAATCAGCACTacgagaggaagaggaagatccGACAAGGCATTGGATGATCGGCAAGCAAAGCTCACGCGGAGGAGCCGGTGCTCGGAGACGAGCGAgagaagctgcagctgcagctgcggcagcgccgccgcctccgcctccgccgccatcgccgccgcgccggtgagctcccgcttcctcttcctctccactcgacgagccaaaaaaaaaaaaaactcccacgGGGCCATATACTGGGCCTTGCCAGCCCAAACCCTTCCGGCCCAAAAGGCCCATCCGCGGAAGCCGAATCTCCATCGAACGAACTCGACCGTCGATTCAGATCCGACGGCTGAGAtcccacccaaaccctagcccccactccgccgcctcccttATAAAtagctcctctctccctcctcccccaaAACCTCTGCCCTAatccaccctcgccgccgccgccgccgcaagtagccacccgcgccgccgccgccgccgtcgccggagaaggagaggagcagCCATGGGTCGCGTGCGGACCAAGACGGTGAAGAAGACCTCGAGGCAGGTGATCGAGAAGTACTACTCGCGGATGACGCTCGACTTCCACACCAACAAGAAGGTGCTCGAGGAGGTGTCCATCCTGCCGTCGAAGCGGCTGCGCAACAAGGTGGCCGGGTTCACCACCCACCTGATGCGCCGCATCCAGCGCGGGCCCGTGCGGGGCATCTCGCTGAAGctgcaggaggaggagcgcgagcgCCGCATGGACTTCGTCCCGGAGAAGTCGGCGCTCGAGGTGGAGGAGATCCGCGTCGACAAGGAGACCATGGAGATGCTCGCCGCGCTCGGCATGGCCGACCTCCCCGGCGTCGAGCGCCAGCAAGAGGTCTCCGCGCCGACCTACTCCCGCCCGCCGTACGGTGGCCCCCGCCGCGACCGCGTCTAGATCGTCGTCgcctcttcgccgccgtcgtcgccatggcTCGCCTAGCTCTGCGTACTACTGAGTTCTATGTTTTGTCTTTAGATCTATGGTTGCTTTCAAGATTTTGAACTTAGCCGTGATGATGATGCTTTAAGTTACCATGTGTTTTGGTGGACATGATTATCTTTTTCTATCGCACTGGTGAAATCTTGAGTGATTCGATATATTACCATGAAATTCCCATATGCTCCTTGTGTTGTAATTGCTTGTTCATGTGTTCTTCAAATTGATGTCTTGGTATGAGTTATATACCTTGCTCTGTATATCGCGTAGAAAATGTTTGATTGGTTTGTTAAAGTTGTTGATAATTAGTGTTACTATAGACTATATAACCCAATGAACCTTAACATAGGATTTCGTTTCATTGAGTGTAACATATGGGAGAGCTTAGAGTTGGTTTTATTGTCTGTGGAATAGGGTAGAATTCTATTAACTCAATGAACCTTAATATAGGAGAATTGGTTTCATTGTTGTCTCTAGAATAGGGTAGAAATTGGTGAACAATTATGCAGGTTGTGATTCTTTGATCATTTGAGTTGGTACAGTGCTATCCATCTATGACTGCAATTGCCTTGCGAAATTCTATACTCTGATGTTCTTGATTTTCCTGATCTAAAATGCTTTTGGATTTGGAGTAGCTAGGTCTCCTTAGTTTGCACCTATCATACTTATATTTTCCTTCTTTGGAGGAACTAAACTGTCATATCTGTTGAATTCTCGTGCCAAAATCTGTAGAATTCTAAGAGCATTTTTGTTCTGAATTGCTGGTCTTTGGTATggtagggtctgtttggttccATTGCCCAGCTAGCCTAGCTGGGTAAGGGCAAGCCAACTCGTTGCCAGCTTGCCAGGCTTGCCATATACCCTTTGTTTGGTTGGTGTGCTTTCTATGGCAAGAATTAGTGGCTAGCCGTTTGGTTGCTTCAACGAATCATCTTTCTCTTTAGAGTATTTTGTGCCGCTTCTTTTCATATTGAGCAAAATAATATTGCACACAgatcaaatttttttaacttatGGCTTTGTCACAAGAACACTATAGATTCTTCCACAGTTAACTTGGCCACAAGAATAATACGGATAGAAGTAGTAAAAAGGGCAAAGCTATATGCTAAAAGAATTCCTTGAAACAATCAAACATCTTTTTGAACTACTTTATTACAAGTTCGAACTAAAGCATatcaattatttaaataatatctAAAGTGCATGTTTCATTCTTAAACTATTTAGCTTGAATGCATAGTAATTATTCAAACATCTCAGCAAAGAAATTACATAGCAGCTGGATAGTTTTGTATTATCCATTGGGTCACATATTCCTTAATAGAATCCAGTGGCTTACCCTTCAACATGGCAGCTATATTCTCATGGGTCGCGAGATAAGTCTGCAGCTCAAGTCGAACCATGACAGGGTATTCCGTCATCTCATCAATTATCTTAATAGGGATTCATTTGGATGTGTTATATGTGTGAAACACATGGTTTCAGACATATTATCTGTAGCCCCTGTTATCTCATAAACCACATTATCATCAGTTCTAACTCTTTTACCTTTATCAGATTTTCTACCTTTTGCACGCCTAGAAGATGAGCTACTTCCAGTATTGTTCTCTTGATCTGGAAGACAATCTGAGTCATAATTTGATGAAGGGTCAACATCACCAGGACTGCCATTTTTATCACCAATAAAATCATCATCTTCAGTCATTGGATGGTCATATGGTGTTTGCAGAACATTAAATTCCCCTGTTGCATGcttgtcttgaaaaataaactCCATTTCATCGTACCAACGTATGGGGACGTTAATGAATTTAGCCCTTTTATCTTTGGCCTACACATGACAAGAAAAATATCAGAAACATAAACATCCATATTATATGTAAACACGATAGTTATTTGCAAGGAAAGAATAGTTAGAACACTCACATTAGTCATTCGAACAACTTCAATCTCATCATATAGGATTTTTTTCTCAACATCATCAAAGTTGGCCCCGCTCAAATTCTTTGCCTCCATAATCACCTTCCACTGAGCCTTCAACTTGTGATAAACTTGTCGACTTGTGAAGTTTGTGTGATACTTGCCATTAATTTGCTTTGCACATTCCTCATGATGGACTTCTTTAAATACAAGTTGTCTTCCATCATGCTTGGTGCCGACGGCCAGAAAGTTCCTAGCTACTACAGCCCATACCATCGACAATCCCCATTAATGCAAAATCAGAATCCAGCACCAAAGGCCCAAAGCAAGATTACTGGATGTGGAAATAGTACATGAAGCAACATAGACAGCTCGTATACATCCATCCATGGCAGGAAGATGGAGAGctttaataaaagaaaaaaagtcctCGTACCTGCAAATCTAGATAGACGAGGCGCCATCGGCGGAAGAAATCAAATCTGGGAGCTTCTCAGTTCTCACCACGAGCAATCTTGTGTCCAGTAGCAATCTTCTGCAAGAACATGCTCTCCTCAAATCGAGTTGGCCTTGCTCTCCGATTTACTGCGTGGAGGCCGGAGGCTCTACTGCATTTATATATGGGCACGGGATTACTGCAGATGAATCGAGGATGCTTGAAAGTTCGGCAAGGGGAGGAGGGTGATTGCAAATTGACCGGATCTATGAGCCCTATAGTTCAGCCAAGAGTGGGGGAAGAGAGCGACGAGATCTGCAAGCCCGATTCTTTGGCGAAGAGTGGAGGAGTAGGACGAAATTGGGGGGCTGGTTGTTGAAGAAGGTAACAACTTTTGAGAAAAATCGCTTCATCCTTATCAACAACTTTTTTCACGCGAGGAGCTTGCCGTCGGAGGCGAGCCGATTCGGCTCTCCCTTGTGAGCTATCCTTTTCTCGCTCCTATGGGCTAGCTCGCCCCCATGGGCTAGGATTTTTTTCTGATTCCAAACGACTGTCCTTGCCAGGCCAGGCTAGGCCCCTGCTAGCCTTGGATCCAAACGCACCCTTGATAACCAGAGGGGAAAAAAGGGGAGCATACCTTGTAAACCACTCCATACCCACCCCTGCCAAGCTCTTGTTCCTTTGAGAAGTCACATGTAATGGTTTTCAAGAATTCCATTGGCAGATACATTGGCGTCGCAGTTGGATCTTGTATGTTGTTCTCCAGTATACCAAAATCCACATGTTTTTGCACCAGGGAATCATGTTTACTAGTTGATCCTTCCATTCCTGATTACATAAAAGGAACCCTTAGAGATAACAAGAAAAATCCTCAAAACCCCATACACCAAATTAAACACAAGTTGCTTGGGTATCCTGTGTGGGTTCGGCCGGTTTTCCTTCAATTAGCCGTGTAACTGTATGGTATTTATGCTCGGTTTCTCTCTTCTCAATGAAAAACAAGAACTCACTACCACTACCCTTTCGGAGGTTTGCTtcggaaaataataataataataataaagaactGCTTTCACAATGCAAACGGGGAACTGACAGTGAGCCCTGCAAGAGAAGCAGATCAAGTCGGCTTTTCCACAAACACCTTGCATGCACGATGCACATTTGATACCGTCGTAATCCCAAGGAATTGATTCATCCATTGTCTAAAACGTCATTTAGACCGGAGGTAGCAATGTGTTCCCTGCTCCTAAGAACTAATCGTGCAtgcaaagaaagagagagagagaggactcaCAGGATGATCCGATgaacaacaaaaaagaaaatgaaaaaagaaaggcAAGAGAGCTGCAGGAGGAGGTAGTCAGATGGTAGCTCGCACGCAGAAAGAAACATCGACGAACTAACCGGCGCGAGTTCGCTGACGGCCGGCGCTTGGTATATATAAAGCCATCGATCGGCTAGCTCAGGAACCTACTGTCAATTATCTACTCTCTCGcgtatcaaaatataagaacctatgTTATGTGTGATGTAGTACTGTTAATTTGGACGGAGATATTTGAAGTATTAGGATATGTCCTATCCAGGACTACGTTCTCATAATTTAGGTGCTGTGCCCCAACACACAATTACTCACACGCTATATGATATACTACCTGTCCTAAATTATAAGAACATATGATCGGCATAGCTAGATTCGTAATACTATGAAATTTGCTCCATCCGATAATAAGTTCAACTAGAAAATAGGCGTGCCAGTTGACACGCCGATTAATAAAGCCTGTGGTGGTATTGTTGGTCCTAGTCGAGATACATatgatcatttttattttttatttttggagaTTCGAAGACTCTGTACAAACGGAAGCAAAGAGaccaataaaaaagaaaatattagaatgaaaaaaattcaccTCGAGAACACATATTGATAGTACCCACATGGATAGTTAGACATATTCCACAAAGTCAAGTTAGAAAGTCAAGTTAGAGGGAGTAGTGTAAGATAAGTCAATTGGTCACATGGATAGACCAATGTACGTGAAATTCATATACTTAAGAGCTAGGGAGATCAAATGTACGGGGTTATCtaaaaaatagttttatttttattgattAATTCTAAAAGATATATGAAATGGAATATTTGTGATATTCCtatttgaaaaaataatatGGAAATGTATAATTCTCAACAATATATATGTTATAAAGTGGCAACAAATCCTAAGTGGTTTCTACAGTTGGATCACTCTTCCAAATAAAAACAGCTTAGGGTCTATAAGTAAATACCTCTATATGCAAATTTTAAGTGGATCAGCATATGTGGGAGTACATCCTTTTGATCACATCTAATCGAACTGTTCTAGATGTTGTATCGTTAAGTTActactttttctttaaaaaactGTTAAGGTACTAC
Above is a window of Oryza sativa Japonica Group chromosome 10, ASM3414082v1 DNA encoding:
- the LOC4348608 gene encoding small ribosomal subunit protein eS17x, encoding MGRVRTKTVKKTSRQVIEKYYSRMTLDFHTNKKVLEEVSILPSKRLRNKVAGFTTHLMRRIQRGPVRGISLKLQEEERERRMDFVPEKSALEVEEIRVDKETMEMLAALGMADLPGVERQQEVSAPTYSRPPYGGPRRDRV